A genome region from Kiloniellales bacterium includes the following:
- the purN gene encoding phosphoribosylglycinamide formyltransferase, whose product MTKRRVAVLISGRGSNLAALIEAARAADFPAEIVQVISNRPAAAGLDLARRAGIEALTIDHTRFDGRAAFEAEVGAALERAGAELVCLAGFMRLLTGGFIARWRDRLINIHPSLLPLFPGLDTHARALAAGVKLAGCTVHFVREETDNGPILGQAAVPVLPDDTEESLAARVLEAEHRLYPACLRLVAEGRVSVTGETARVDAAGPAEARLINPLP is encoded by the coding sequence CCTGGCGGCCCTGATCGAGGCCGCGCGCGCCGCGGATTTCCCGGCCGAGATCGTCCAGGTCATCTCCAACCGGCCCGCCGCCGCCGGTCTGGACCTAGCCCGCCGCGCCGGGATCGAGGCCTTGACCATCGATCACACACGCTTCGACGGCCGGGCCGCCTTCGAGGCCGAGGTCGGCGCGGCGCTGGAGCGGGCCGGTGCCGAGCTGGTCTGTCTGGCCGGCTTCATGCGGCTGCTGACCGGCGGCTTCATCGCCCGCTGGCGCGACCGCCTGATCAACATCCATCCCTCGCTGCTGCCGCTGTTCCCGGGCCTGGACACCCACGCCCGCGCGCTGGCCGCCGGGGTCAAGCTGGCCGGCTGCACCGTCCATTTCGTCCGGGAGGAGACCGATAACGGGCCGATCCTCGGCCAGGCGGCGGTCCCGGTGTTGCCGGACGACACGGAGGAAAGCCTGGCGGCCCGGGTGCTGGAGGCCGAGCACAGGCTCTACCCCGCCTGCCTTCGCCTGGTCGCCGAAGGCCGGGTCTCCGTGACCGGCGAGACCGCCCGGGTCGACGCGGCGGGCCCGGCGGAGGCCCGCCTCATCAACCCCTTACCTTAG
- a CDS encoding aa3-type cytochrome c oxidase subunit IV, producing the protein MSDDQMLKEHQATWDGFTKLILWSTVAIVITLIILGLWLL; encoded by the coding sequence ATGTCCGACGATCAGATGCTCAAGGAGCACCAAGCGACCTGGGACGGCTTCACCAAGCTGATCCTCTGGTCAACCGTGGCCATCGTGATCACCCTGATCATCCTCGGCCTCTGGCTGCTCTGA